In Acidimicrobiales bacterium, one genomic interval encodes:
- the guaA gene encoding glutamine-hydrolyzing GMP synthase has product MPAASTPHALSTDGPILVVDFGAQYAQLIARRVREAHVYSEIVPHTITAAEIEARKPAGVILSGGPKSVNVEGAPLLDPDIYGAGVPMLGICYGAQLIARQLDGVVDGSGKGEYGRTTLSLTSDGPAPSVLFAGVPPSFDVWMSHFDAITQAPAGFRATAMTADAPVAALEDPSRAIYGVQFHPEVVHTRGGQEILKAFLYEVCGCRPSWTMTSVIEASVEAIREQVGKERVICGLSGGVDSAVAAALVHKAIGSQLTCVFVDTGLLRAGEGDQVETTFREQFNVDLVHVKAGDRFLGALDDVIDPERKRKIIGETFIRVFEEAAADLGEARFLVQGTLYPDIIESGTKDAAKIKSHHNVGGLPDDMQFELVEPLRNLFKDEVRAVGEELGLPEEIVWRQPFPGPGLAVRIVGTVTSERVAILQAADAIVTEEIRRAGLYRDLWQSFAVLPVVRTVGVMGDERTYAYPIVIRAVTSDDAMTADWARLPYEVLERLSSRIINEVPGVNRVAFDITSKPPGTIEWE; this is encoded by the coding sequence GTGCCCGCAGCCAGCACCCCCCACGCTCTTTCGACCGACGGGCCGATACTCGTCGTCGACTTCGGAGCGCAGTACGCGCAGCTGATCGCGCGGCGCGTTCGCGAAGCCCACGTGTACAGCGAAATCGTTCCGCACACGATCACCGCCGCCGAGATCGAAGCAAGGAAGCCGGCAGGCGTGATCCTCTCCGGAGGCCCAAAGTCGGTCAACGTTGAGGGGGCTCCCTTGCTCGACCCGGACATCTACGGGGCGGGCGTCCCGATGCTCGGCATTTGCTACGGCGCACAGTTGATCGCCCGGCAACTCGATGGCGTCGTCGACGGCTCGGGAAAGGGCGAGTACGGGCGCACCACACTTTCGCTCACCTCCGACGGCCCGGCGCCGTCGGTGCTATTCGCCGGCGTTCCTCCCTCGTTCGACGTCTGGATGAGCCACTTCGATGCGATCACCCAGGCCCCGGCCGGTTTCCGCGCGACAGCGATGACCGCCGACGCCCCGGTAGCCGCGCTCGAGGATCCCTCCAGGGCCATCTACGGCGTCCAGTTCCATCCCGAGGTGGTCCACACCCGCGGGGGCCAGGAGATCCTGAAGGCGTTCCTGTACGAGGTCTGCGGATGCCGGCCGTCCTGGACGATGACCTCCGTCATCGAAGCCTCCGTCGAGGCGATTCGCGAGCAGGTAGGCAAGGAGCGGGTGATATGCGGCCTCTCCGGTGGAGTCGACTCCGCGGTCGCCGCCGCACTGGTGCACAAAGCGATCGGCTCGCAGTTGACGTGTGTCTTCGTCGACACCGGGCTGTTGCGCGCCGGCGAGGGTGATCAGGTCGAGACGACGTTCAGGGAGCAGTTCAACGTGGACTTGGTTCACGTGAAGGCGGGGGATCGTTTTCTCGGAGCGCTCGACGACGTGATCGATCCGGAGCGCAAACGCAAGATCATCGGCGAGACGTTCATCAGAGTGTTCGAGGAAGCGGCGGCGGATCTCGGCGAAGCACGGTTCCTGGTGCAGGGGACGCTGTATCCCGACATCATCGAGTCCGGCACCAAGGACGCCGCCAAGATCAAGTCGCACCACAACGTCGGCGGATTGCCGGACGACATGCAGTTCGAGCTCGTCGAGCCGCTGCGGAATCTGTTCAAAGACGAGGTGCGAGCGGTCGGCGAGGAACTCGGTCTGCCTGAGGAGATCGTCTGGCGCCAGCCGTTCCCCGGACCGGGACTCGCGGTGCGCATAGTCGGCACCGTCACGTCCGAACGGGTCGCGATTCTTCAGGCCGCCGACGCAATCGTCACCGAGGAGATCCGCCGAGCCGGTCTCTACCGTGACCTCTGGCAGAGCTTCGCCGTGTTGCCCGTGGTCAGGACCGTCGGCGTCATGGGCGACGAGCGCACCTACGCCTACCCGATCGTCATCCGCGCGGTCACATCCGACGACGCGATGACAGCCGACTGGGCGCGCCTGCCGTACGAGGTGCTGGAAAGGTTGTCGAGCCGGATCATCAACGAGGTTCCGGGTGTGAACCGGGTTGCGTTCGACATCACGTCCAAGCCGCCCGGCACGATCGAGTGGGAGTAG
- a CDS encoding SDR family oxidoreductase — protein sequence MIGICQDRVVVVTGAGRGIGREHALEFARQGAKVVVNDVGAAVDGTGSSEGPAGEVVDTIRQMGGEALANGDDVSDFEGAQRLIKTAIDTFGGLHVVVNNAGILRDRMLVNMSPEEWDAVIRVHLRGTFATSRIAADYWRERSKAGEDNDARIVNTSSPSGIYGNVGQTNYGAAKAGIASFTIIAAMELGRYGVTVNAIAPVALTRMTENLSVAGQQPNRKPEGFDASSPANIAPLVVWLGSPESRGVTGRVFNVRGGQISVAEGWVAGPAIDKGDRWDPAELGAVIPDLVERAAPNAGMDGRRG from the coding sequence ATGATCGGTATCTGCCAGGACCGGGTGGTAGTTGTGACCGGCGCCGGCCGCGGCATCGGGCGCGAGCACGCGCTCGAGTTCGCCCGCCAGGGTGCGAAGGTCGTCGTCAACGACGTCGGCGCGGCAGTGGACGGAACCGGCAGCTCCGAAGGACCCGCCGGCGAGGTCGTCGACACCATCCGGCAAATGGGAGGCGAGGCTCTCGCCAACGGCGACGACGTCTCGGACTTCGAGGGAGCGCAGCGTCTGATCAAGACGGCTATAGACACGTTTGGTGGCCTGCACGTGGTCGTGAACAACGCGGGCATCCTCCGTGACCGGATGCTCGTCAACATGTCCCCCGAAGAGTGGGACGCGGTCATCCGGGTGCATCTTCGCGGAACGTTCGCGACGAGCAGGATCGCAGCCGACTACTGGCGAGAGCGCTCGAAGGCCGGCGAGGACAACGACGCCCGCATCGTCAACACATCGTCGCCATCAGGGATCTACGGCAACGTGGGCCAGACCAACTACGGAGCGGCGAAGGCCGGGATCGCCTCGTTCACGATCATCGCAGCGATGGAACTGGGACGCTACGGCGTCACCGTGAACGCGATCGCACCGGTCGCGCTCACTCGCATGACCGAGAACCTTTCCGTCGCCGGCCAGCAGCCGAACCGCAAGCCGGAAGGCTTCGACGCGTCCTCGCCGGCGAACATCGCGCCGCTCGTCGTGTGGCTGGGCAGTCCCGAATCAAGGGGCGTAACCGGGCGGGTGTTCAACGTCCGCGGCGGGCAGATCAGCGTGGCCGAAGGCTGGGTCGCCGGCCCGGCCATCGATAAAGGCGACAGGTGGGATCCCGCAGAGCTCGGGGCGGTCATCCCCGACCTGGTCGAGCGTGCCGCCCCCAACGCGGGGATGGACGGCCGGCGCGGTTAG
- the pcrA gene encoding DNA helicase PcrA, protein MALDSHPDGVQPDSDPLGHQGRSLLDGLNPAQLAAVTHPGEPLLIVAGAGSGKTRVLTHRIAWLISDKGLSPYEILAITFTNKAAEEMRDRVEGLVGRVAQRMWVSTFHSACVRILRRDAVRLGYRNNFTIYDQADSVRLVGYVVRDLGLDPKKFPPRAIHGYISAAKNELVDFESFSGTARTLMERKVAEVYREYQQRLLAANAMDFDDLLLVTVNLFQACPDVLAHYRERFRHVLVDEYQDTNRAQNELVLLLAGEHRQVTVVGDSDQSVYGWRGADIRNILQFEEAFPDTTVIVLEQNYRSTQTILNAANAVIANNAMRKPKALWTEHAGGELVVHYHAEDEHDEGSWLAAEVLRLHRADGAGRGDGTAYQWGDIAVFYRANAQSRAIEEELVRRDVPYKVVGGTRFYDRREIKDVLAYLRAIANPEDEVSLKRIVNVPRRGVGDTSVDRLDRWARQHSGSFAGAIDHAEEAGVTGKALGGLRALMGLLSELRAERDQGIGPAELLEALMDRTGYMAEIAAEHTIEAAGRIENLEELVGAARESEDLDSFLEQVSLVADADEVDSDTSKVTLMTLHTAKGLEYPIVFIIGMEEGVFPHLRSLGEPDELEEERRLAYVGITRARERLYLSNAWCRTLWGQTQYNAPSRFINEIPEALVRTDGGSRRSGGGTRPAGPGGISGRDAIVEAAMRRGKVGPVHGTGADRLGLRAGETVVHAKWGEGVVISVQGEGEKAEARVRFPSVGEKHLALSLAPLKRA, encoded by the coding sequence ATGGCGCTCGACTCCCACCCGGACGGGGTCCAGCCGGACTCCGATCCACTCGGCCACCAAGGGCGGTCCCTGCTCGACGGGCTCAACCCGGCCCAGCTTGCGGCGGTGACCCATCCCGGCGAACCGCTCCTGATCGTGGCCGGCGCCGGATCCGGCAAGACGCGAGTGCTCACCCACCGGATCGCCTGGCTGATCTCGGACAAGGGACTTTCCCCATACGAGATCCTTGCGATCACCTTCACCAACAAAGCGGCGGAGGAGATGCGCGACCGGGTGGAGGGCCTTGTCGGGCGGGTCGCCCAGCGAATGTGGGTCTCGACGTTCCACTCCGCCTGTGTCCGGATCCTTCGCCGCGACGCCGTCCGCCTCGGGTACCGGAACAACTTCACCATCTACGACCAGGCCGACTCGGTGCGGCTGGTCGGCTACGTCGTGCGGGACCTCGGGCTCGACCCCAAGAAGTTCCCTCCGCGCGCGATTCACGGCTACATCTCGGCGGCCAAGAACGAACTGGTCGACTTCGAGAGCTTCTCGGGCACTGCACGCACCCTTATGGAACGCAAGGTTGCCGAGGTCTACCGCGAGTACCAGCAGCGTCTCCTCGCTGCGAACGCAATGGACTTCGACGACCTGCTGCTCGTGACCGTCAATCTTTTTCAGGCTTGTCCCGACGTGCTCGCGCACTACCGCGAGCGGTTCCGTCACGTCCTGGTCGACGAGTACCAGGACACCAACCGCGCGCAGAACGAGCTGGTGCTCCTGCTTGCCGGCGAACACCGCCAAGTCACCGTGGTCGGAGACAGCGACCAGTCGGTTTACGGCTGGAGGGGTGCGGACATCCGCAACATCCTGCAGTTCGAGGAGGCGTTCCCTGACACGACCGTGATCGTGCTGGAGCAGAACTACCGATCTACTCAGACGATCCTCAACGCGGCGAACGCGGTCATCGCCAACAACGCGATGCGCAAGCCGAAGGCGTTATGGACCGAGCATGCCGGCGGGGAGCTCGTTGTCCACTACCACGCGGAGGACGAGCACGACGAGGGCTCCTGGTTGGCTGCGGAAGTCCTGCGCCTGCACCGAGCGGACGGTGCAGGAAGAGGCGACGGGACGGCCTACCAGTGGGGTGACATCGCCGTCTTCTACCGTGCCAACGCGCAGAGCCGAGCGATCGAAGAAGAGTTGGTTCGCCGAGACGTGCCGTACAAGGTCGTAGGCGGAACCCGTTTCTACGACCGCAGGGAGATCAAGGACGTCCTCGCGTACTTACGAGCGATCGCCAACCCAGAGGACGAGGTCTCGCTGAAGAGGATCGTGAATGTGCCGCGACGGGGTGTCGGTGATACGAGCGTCGACCGTCTCGACCGGTGGGCTCGACAGCACTCGGGTTCGTTCGCCGGCGCCATCGACCACGCCGAGGAGGCAGGCGTTACCGGAAAGGCGCTCGGGGGGCTTCGCGCGCTCATGGGACTGCTGTCGGAGCTGCGCGCAGAGCGAGATCAGGGCATCGGGCCGGCGGAGCTGCTAGAGGCGCTGATGGACCGAACCGGGTACATGGCCGAGATCGCCGCAGAGCACACAATCGAAGCGGCCGGGCGCATAGAGAACCTGGAGGAGCTCGTCGGAGCGGCACGGGAGTCGGAGGACCTGGACTCGTTCCTCGAACAGGTGAGCCTCGTTGCCGACGCAGACGAGGTCGACTCCGACACCTCCAAGGTGACGTTGATGACCCTGCACACCGCCAAGGGCCTGGAGTACCCGATCGTGTTCATAATCGGGATGGAGGAGGGCGTCTTCCCGCATCTGCGTTCTTTGGGTGAACCAGACGAGCTCGAAGAGGAGCGCCGGCTTGCGTACGTCGGGATCACCAGGGCGCGCGAACGCCTGTACCTCTCCAACGCGTGGTGCCGGACTTTGTGGGGCCAGACCCAGTACAACGCTCCGAGCCGGTTCATCAACGAGATCCCCGAAGCCCTCGTGCGCACCGACGGCGGCAGCCGGCGAAGCGGGGGCGGGACGAGGCCCGCCGGACCGGGTGGGATCAGCGGCAGGGACGCGATAGTGGAGGCGGCGATGCGGCGGGGCAAGGTTGGGCCCGTGCACGGAACCGGCGCAGATCGTCTAGGCCTGCGGGCCGGCGAGACCGTGGTTCACGCCAAGTGGGGCGAGGGCGTGGTGATTTCGGTGCAGGGGGAGGGCGAGAAGGCGGAGGCGAGGGTCCGTTTTCCGTCCGTCGGCGAGAAGCACCTCGCGCTTTCGCTGGCGCCGCTGAAGAGGGCGTGA
- a CDS encoding LCP family protein gives MPGPRGRRFPRGPRLITRRRWPRRVLVVANLLVGLTIVGAAGAYGYVKWRFAQIHTKDVSTLTEKSTGGGAPFTLLVVGSDSRAAISANNPNSQAFGSSSQVGGQRSDTIILVRVVPAARQLMIMSIPRDLWGPIPGHGSDRINSAFDNGPALLVQTIQQDLGVPINHYVEVNFDSFRDISNAVGGVKFYFPTPAKDAYSGLAIPTPGCYTFQGDSALAFVRSRHYQYNLNGSWHYEGLSDLARIQRQQAFVKKLIKKAEGEFTNPIALNSVIAGITKNLTVDSSFGSTLMLDLARDFRTMNVSALPALTIPTYGFTTAGGAEVLGLQQPQASQAIAAFNAFGNTPPPAPSQSKPSGSSPTAPAVTMPPVTVAPRSVSIEVANGSGNSGQANSLATWLTGQGYHAGIVASPGYGHATTEIRYAPDSKTAAEQIAAKVPGGATLVLAPDLTPTPYNLEIITGSSYDGSASGAAGGAASAGPTTTVTTVPGTNSTVYEFPGQSGPPPANCQ, from the coding sequence GTGCCCGGTCCGCGCGGCCGTCGCTTCCCTCGCGGGCCGCGGCTGATCACCCGCCGTCGCTGGCCTCGCCGGGTTCTCGTCGTCGCCAACCTGCTGGTGGGCTTGACCATTGTCGGTGCGGCGGGCGCCTACGGGTACGTCAAGTGGCGTTTCGCTCAGATCCACACCAAGGACGTGAGCACTCTCACCGAGAAGAGCACGGGTGGAGGCGCGCCGTTCACTCTTCTAGTGGTCGGCAGCGACAGCCGCGCTGCGATCTCCGCCAACAACCCCAACTCGCAGGCCTTCGGCTCGTCATCTCAGGTCGGAGGCCAGCGATCCGACACGATCATTCTGGTGAGGGTCGTCCCGGCGGCAAGACAGCTGATGATCATGTCGATCCCCCGCGACCTCTGGGGGCCGATCCCCGGTCACGGCAGCGATCGGATCAACTCGGCCTTTGACAACGGGCCGGCTCTTCTGGTCCAGACGATTCAGCAGGATCTGGGAGTCCCGATCAACCACTACGTGGAGGTGAACTTCGACTCCTTCCGCGACATCAGCAACGCGGTCGGCGGAGTGAAGTTCTACTTCCCCACCCCCGCCAAGGACGCCTACTCGGGTCTCGCGATCCCGACACCTGGCTGCTACACGTTCCAGGGAGACTCGGCACTCGCGTTCGTTCGCTCCCGCCACTACCAGTACAACCTGAACGGATCCTGGCACTACGAGGGACTCAGCGACCTCGCCAGGATCCAGCGCCAGCAAGCCTTCGTGAAGAAGTTGATCAAGAAGGCCGAGGGCGAGTTCACCAACCCGATAGCTCTAAACAGCGTGATCGCTGGCATCACCAAGAACCTGACGGTCGACAGCAGCTTCGGTTCCACCCTGATGCTGGATCTTGCGCGGGACTTCCGGACGATGAACGTAAGTGCGTTACCGGCGCTGACGATCCCGACGTACGGGTTCACGACCGCCGGCGGCGCCGAAGTGCTCGGACTGCAACAGCCCCAGGCGTCTCAGGCGATCGCCGCGTTCAACGCGTTCGGCAACACGCCTCCGCCGGCCCCGTCTCAGTCGAAGCCCTCGGGCTCGTCCCCCACCGCTCCGGCTGTCACTATGCCGCCGGTGACGGTCGCTCCTAGGTCGGTGAGCATCGAGGTTGCCAACGGCTCGGGCAACTCGGGCCAGGCGAACTCGCTGGCCACCTGGCTGACCGGGCAGGGCTACCACGCGGGGATCGTCGCGTCTCCCGGCTACGGCCACGCCACCACCGAGATCCGTTACGCCCCCGACTCCAAGACCGCCGCCGAGCAGATCGCCGCGAAGGTACCCGGTGGGGCGACGCTCGTTCTGGCTCCAGACCTGACACCGACGCCGTACAACCTCGAGATCATCACCGGAAGCTCCTACGACGGATCGGCTTCGGGTGCGGCGGGCGGCGCGGCCAGCGCCGGGCCGACGACCACTGTGACGACGGTTCCGGGCACCAACTCGACCGTCTACGAGTTCCCCGGCCAGTCAGGGCCGCCGCCTGCCAACTGCCAGTAA
- a CDS encoding cobalamin B12-binding domain-containing protein, which translates to MERPYRVVVAKPGLDGHDRGARVIARALREAGFEVIYTGLHQTPEQIAETAIQEDADAVGLSILSGAHMTLFPRIIGELDKRGAGDILVFAGGIIPDADIPELAKAGVARIFTPGAPLGEITGWLEQTLDERETAGTA; encoded by the coding sequence ATGGAACGGCCCTACCGGGTGGTGGTCGCCAAACCTGGATTGGACGGACATGACAGGGGAGCGCGCGTCATCGCTCGCGCGCTCCGGGAGGCGGGGTTCGAGGTCATCTACACCGGCCTGCACCAGACGCCCGAGCAGATCGCCGAGACGGCCATCCAGGAGGACGCCGACGCGGTCGGGCTGTCCATCCTTTCCGGGGCTCACATGACGCTGTTCCCCCGCATCATCGGCGAGCTCGATAAGCGCGGCGCCGGCGACATTCTCGTTTTCGCCGGCGGGATCATTCCCGACGCCGACATACCTGAGCTGGCCAAGGCCGGGGTGGCGAGGATCTTTACTCCCGGTGCGCCGCTCGGTGAGATCACCGGCTGGCTGGAGCAGACGTTGGACGAGCGGGAGACAGCCGGAACGGCGTGA
- the sucC gene encoding ADP-forming succinate--CoA ligase subunit beta produces the protein MDLFEYQGKQYFARFGIPVSAGGIADTVEEAVAQAEKAGYPVVVKAQVQVGGRGKAGGVKLANDEKELRTHAGNILGLDIKGHVVHRLWVEHASDIAKEYYASFTLDRAAKKYLAMVSARGGVDIEAVADEDPAAIARLYIDPAQGFSEGAARQLVEDAGLDAEARDGAARILVDLFRCYVEGDADLVEINPLILTPEGKVHALDAKVTLDDNAAFRHPEWDEFRDIDELDERERLAKSKGLQYVGLEGFVGIIANGAGLAMSTCDVVNQVGGSPANFLDIGGGANAEVMANALEVINSDPNVRAIFINIFGGITRGEEVANGIVQALGRVSIKAPMVIRLDGTNADQGREILKAVLSDRVMSSPTMLDAARKAVELAGVGG, from the coding sequence GTGGATCTGTTCGAGTACCAGGGCAAGCAGTACTTCGCCCGTTTCGGCATACCGGTTTCAGCCGGCGGGATTGCGGACACGGTCGAAGAAGCAGTCGCACAAGCGGAGAAGGCCGGCTACCCGGTAGTGGTCAAGGCGCAGGTGCAGGTCGGCGGGCGGGGCAAGGCCGGCGGAGTGAAGCTCGCCAACGACGAGAAGGAGCTGCGCACTCACGCCGGCAACATTCTCGGACTGGACATCAAGGGTCACGTCGTTCACCGACTGTGGGTCGAGCACGCTTCCGATATCGCCAAGGAGTACTACGCGAGCTTCACCCTCGATCGGGCAGCGAAGAAGTACCTCGCCATGGTCTCCGCGCGGGGAGGCGTGGACATCGAAGCGGTTGCGGACGAAGACCCCGCCGCGATCGCGCGGCTCTACATCGATCCCGCACAGGGTTTCAGCGAGGGGGCCGCGCGCCAGCTGGTTGAGGATGCAGGCCTGGATGCCGAAGCTCGTGACGGTGCCGCCCGGATCCTCGTCGATCTGTTCCGCTGCTACGTCGAGGGCGACGCGGACCTGGTGGAGATCAACCCCTTGATCCTGACGCCTGAAGGGAAGGTGCACGCGCTCGACGCGAAGGTGACTCTCGACGACAACGCTGCTTTCCGGCATCCGGAGTGGGACGAGTTCAGGGACATAGACGAACTCGACGAGCGGGAGCGCCTCGCCAAGAGCAAAGGGTTGCAGTACGTGGGGCTCGAAGGTTTTGTCGGGATCATCGCCAACGGAGCGGGCCTGGCGATGAGCACTTGCGACGTCGTCAATCAGGTAGGCGGGTCGCCCGCCAACTTCCTCGACATCGGTGGGGGTGCCAACGCCGAGGTTATGGCGAACGCTCTCGAGGTGATCAACTCCGACCCGAACGTACGGGCGATCTTCATCAACATCTTCGGCGGCATCACGCGCGGTGAGGAGGTCGCCAACGGGATCGTTCAGGCGCTCGGGAGGGTCAGCATCAAGGCCCCGATGGTGATCCGTTTGGACGGCACCAACGCGGACCAGGGCCGGGAAATCCTGAAGGCGGTCCTCTCGGACAGGGTGATGTCCTCACCGACAATGTTGGACGCGGCCCGTAAGGCCGTCGAGCTCGCGGGAGTCGGCGGATGA
- the sucD gene encoding succinate--CoA ligase subunit alpha, whose protein sequence is MSVFVDENTKVVVQGLTGGQGRFHGLRNKAYGTKVVAGVTPGKGGQDVEGIPVYDSVAEAVEATGANASFVSVPPKSAPAAILEAAAAGIPFVVCITEGIPAHDEARVYNTLIESYPGTRLLGPNCPGVISPGKCNIGITAGEIALPGGPVGIVSRSGTLTYQALYELKQLGIGVTTCVGIGGDPVPGTNFVDCLAAFEADPDTKAIAMFGEIGGSEEEKAADFIAKEVSKPVVAYIAGVTAPPGKKMGHAGAIISGSKGTAQAKMEALSAAGVHVVQNPTEAGEKMAEIVKGL, encoded by the coding sequence ATGAGTGTCTTTGTAGACGAGAACACCAAGGTGGTCGTGCAGGGCCTGACCGGAGGTCAGGGACGCTTCCACGGTTTGCGCAACAAGGCTTACGGGACCAAGGTCGTCGCCGGCGTCACACCCGGTAAGGGCGGCCAGGACGTGGAAGGGATACCGGTTTACGACAGCGTTGCCGAGGCGGTCGAGGCGACCGGAGCCAACGCGTCGTTTGTTTCGGTTCCGCCGAAGAGCGCGCCCGCGGCGATCCTGGAAGCCGCCGCCGCCGGGATCCCGTTCGTGGTGTGCATCACCGAGGGCATACCGGCCCACGACGAGGCGCGCGTGTACAACACGCTGATCGAGTCCTACCCGGGGACCCGGCTGCTCGGCCCCAACTGCCCAGGAGTGATCAGCCCCGGCAAGTGCAACATCGGCATAACCGCCGGCGAGATCGCCTTGCCGGGAGGGCCGGTCGGGATCGTGTCCCGTTCCGGAACATTGACCTACCAGGCGCTGTACGAGCTGAAGCAGCTCGGGATCGGAGTCACCACCTGCGTCGGCATCGGTGGGGACCCGGTCCCCGGGACGAACTTCGTCGACTGCCTCGCCGCATTCGAAGCCGACCCCGACACCAAGGCGATAGCAATGTTCGGCGAGATCGGCGGCTCCGAGGAAGAGAAGGCCGCCGACTTCATTGCCAAGGAGGTCAGCAAGCCGGTCGTCGCTTACATCGCCGGCGTGACCGCGCCTCCCGGAAAGAAGATGGGACACGCCGGCGCGATCATCTCGGGTTCGAAGGGAACCGCGCAGGCGAAGATGGAGGCGCTGTCGGCTGCCGGGGTCCATGTCGTGCAGAACCCCACCGAGGCGGGGGAGAAGATGGCGGAGATCGTCAAGGGGCTTTAG
- a CDS encoding glycosyltransferase family 1 protein, protein MLVSIDASAVPSQAGGVGRYVAGLLGALDERDDVSLDVITSRSDSQRWRTAAPGASISAAAPRSVATRLIWEQAAMPRLLRDIAPAVHHSTHYTLPRRAKVAKVVTIHDLTFVEHPEWHSKSKALFFAHAIKVAAQEAQVLICVSRTTANRLTARFKLAGHVMIAPHGVDTQRFQPTEDRKGSDAEALRLTGVTAPYVLYLGTVEPRKDVPTLVRAFGRISGSHPTLSLVIAGGGWASEEKRLKRAIGASSHPERIKRLGFVPDNDVPPLLRQSAAVVYPSIEEGFGLPALEALACGAPTVTTRGSAMEEFTDGAALMFDPGDDATLAELIHQLVIGDPTFDARRSPGLAIAAAHTWEASAERHIDAYRVAAGMTSHSN, encoded by the coding sequence TTGCTCGTAAGCATCGACGCTTCCGCGGTTCCGTCACAGGCCGGGGGTGTCGGCCGGTACGTGGCCGGGCTCCTCGGCGCCTTGGACGAGCGCGACGACGTGTCTCTCGATGTGATCACCAGTAGGAGCGACTCTCAGCGATGGCGGACCGCAGCTCCGGGCGCGTCGATAAGCGCGGCCGCGCCGAGATCGGTGGCAACGCGGCTGATATGGGAGCAGGCGGCCATGCCACGGCTCCTGCGCGACATAGCGCCTGCCGTGCACCACTCGACCCACTACACGCTGCCGCGTCGCGCGAAGGTCGCGAAGGTGGTCACCATCCACGACCTGACGTTTGTCGAGCATCCCGAATGGCACTCGAAGTCGAAGGCGTTGTTCTTTGCCCATGCGATCAAGGTCGCGGCACAAGAGGCTCAGGTATTGATATGCGTGAGCCGCACCACCGCGAACAGGTTGACGGCCCGGTTCAAGCTCGCGGGTCACGTCATGATTGCTCCACACGGAGTGGACACCCAGCGCTTCCAGCCGACCGAGGACAGGAAAGGTTCGGATGCCGAGGCGCTGCGACTGACCGGCGTGACCGCTCCGTATGTTCTCTACCTCGGAACTGTCGAGCCCCGAAAAGACGTGCCGACTCTCGTTCGGGCGTTCGGTCGGATCAGCGGCAGCCACCCGACGCTGTCGCTGGTCATCGCCGGCGGCGGGTGGGCAAGCGAGGAGAAGCGATTGAAGAGAGCGATCGGCGCGTCGAGCCATCCCGAAAGGATCAAACGGCTCGGCTTCGTGCCCGACAACGACGTGCCACCCTTGCTACGCCAATCAGCCGCGGTGGTCTACCCGTCGATCGAGGAGGGCTTCGGCCTGCCGGCGCTGGAGGCACTCGCATGCGGCGCACCCACGGTTACGACAAGAGGGTCAGCAATGGAAGAGTTCACCGACGGCGCCGCCCTCATGTTCGATCCAGGTGACGACGCGACCCTGGCCGAGCTGATCCACCAGCTCGTCATCGGCGATCCGACCTTCGACGCCCGCCGTTCACCAGGATTGGCGATCGCCGCGGCGCACACCTGGGAGGCGAGCGCCGAACGGCACATAGACGCCTATCGCGTCGCAGCCGGTATGACGAGCCACAGTAACTGA
- a CDS encoding tetrahydrofolate dehydrogenase/cyclohydrolase catalytic domain-containing protein produces MSAPKIGEPVILAGAPVADAVTEDVKQRVEKLASEGKSVGLATILVGDDPASAGYVAKKHQACESVGMLSVDVRISADASQAELIEAVEQLNADPLVDGYLLQYPVPAGFDFNEAVAAINPSKDSDGLHPTNLGFLALGDPNHPRPCTPLGIQAILAHYDVPVAGRNVVIVGRGPTLGRPLSMLLSLKEPGANAAVTSVHTGVPDWQEYTRRGDIVVGAAGVPSIITPDVIRPGSCVIGGGITWEGRKALSDVDESCAEVAGWITPRLGGVGVTTVAMLLRNTVAAAERRASL; encoded by the coding sequence ATGAGCGCCCCGAAGATCGGCGAACCCGTGATCTTGGCCGGCGCACCGGTCGCCGACGCGGTGACCGAGGACGTCAAGCAACGGGTGGAGAAGCTCGCCTCGGAGGGGAAATCCGTCGGTTTGGCGACGATCCTGGTGGGTGACGATCCCGCCAGCGCCGGCTATGTCGCCAAGAAGCACCAGGCATGCGAGTCGGTAGGGATGCTGTCGGTCGACGTCCGGATCTCGGCGGACGCGTCGCAGGCCGAGCTGATCGAGGCGGTCGAGCAGCTGAACGCCGATCCGCTGGTCGATGGGTACCTCCTTCAGTACCCGGTGCCCGCGGGTTTCGATTTCAACGAGGCGGTCGCCGCGATCAACCCCTCGAAGGATTCCGACGGGTTGCATCCGACCAATCTCGGTTTCCTCGCCTTGGGAGATCCCAACCATCCCCGGCCGTGCACCCCGCTCGGCATTCAGGCCATTCTCGCCCACTACGACGTTCCGGTCGCGGGGCGCAACGTCGTGATCGTCGGGCGAGGCCCCACGCTGGGACGTCCTTTGTCGATGCTTCTGTCGCTCAAGGAGCCGGGTGCCAACGCGGCGGTGACATCGGTTCATACCGGAGTTCCGGACTGGCAGGAGTACACCCGGCGAGGCGACATCGTCGTCGGTGCGGCGGGCGTGCCGTCTATCATCACCCCGGACGTCATCCGCCCGGGATCGTGCGTCATCGGGGGCGGCATCACCTGGGAGGGACGCAAAGCCCTCTCCGATGTCGACGAGTCGTGCGCCGAAGTGGCCGGGTGGATAACCCCGCGTCTCGGCGGGGTTGGTGTTACGACGGTTGCGATGTTGCTGCGCAACACTGTCGCCGCTGCCGAACGAAGGGCGAGTCTTTAA